One window from the genome of Sebastes umbrosus isolate fSebUmb1 chromosome 12, fSebUmb1.pri, whole genome shotgun sequence encodes:
- the tyw3 gene encoding LOW QUALITY PROTEIN: tRNA wybutosine-synthesizing protein 3 homolog (The sequence of the model RefSeq protein was modified relative to this genomic sequence to represent the inferred CDS: inserted 1 base in 1 codon; deleted 2 bases in 2 codons), producing MIDHYNIGTSSKKGSVDEDITHVVSLLNSCEEYFTTSSCSGRLILIDGASESSDVHKQNCVWLFVXHQKCKSDDLMCGLSRSGGDAVFSLRPFVLHGSHSAAINSGFRNSGLTVSKTGKIITAVRSTHGLEVPLSHEGKLLVDHEYIHFLTQIANQKMEENLRRIHRFYQNLQSALPPEKLQIPDPPISQEAQDTRLETEKGEEEDEEKDEKNKTSVYKRRRKRERHHWTDCCHGDGSGIVPELGDCLDLFT from the exons ATGATAGATCACTACAACAT CGGGACCTCAAGTAAGAAGGGCAGCGTGGACGAGGACATCACACATGTAGTGTCTCTGCTCAACAGCTGTGAGGAATAC TTCACCACCAGCTCCTGCTCCGGTAGACTCATCCTCATCGACGGG GCTTCAGAGAGCAGCGATGTTCACAAACAGAATTGTGTTTGGCTGTTTG CGCACCAGAAATGCAAATCTGATGACCTG ATGTGTGGTCTTTCCAGGTCCGGAGGAGATGCAGTGTTTAGTTTGAGGCCCTTTGTCCTCCATGGTTCA CACTCGGCGGCCATCAACTCAGGCTTCAGGAACTCTGGTCTCACCGTCAGCAAGACAGGAAAAATCATCACG GCCGTCCGCAGCACCCACGGCCTGGAGGTTCCTCTCAGCCACGAAGGAAAGCTCCTGGTTGATCATGAGTACATCCACTTCCTAACTCAGATAGCCAATCAGAAGATGGAGGAGAACCTTAGACGGATCCACAG GTTCTACCAGAATCTCCAGTCAGCCCTGCCTCCAGAGAAACTACAAATCCCAGATCCTCCCATCTCACAGGAAGCACAAGACACCAGACTGGAGACAGAAAAGggg gaagaagaagacgaagaaaaGGATGAGAAGAACAAAACAAGTGTGTACAAACGGAGGCGGAAGAGAGAACGACACCATTGGActgactgttgccatggtgacggGTCCGGCATTGTGCCGGAGCTAGGCGACTGTCTGGATCTATTCACATGA